A DNA window from Bdellovibrio sp. BCCA contains the following coding sequences:
- a CDS encoding outer membrane protein assembly factor BamB family protein, with protein MKSILLGSLVLALAGCVTVDRTLEQWSSKNNSKREYEVKTAWVRQTTVKDNLGFRKINRMTPLLVNDLVIQGNGLDGIVAYEKENGRQKWRLAIPNGVEPSATSIRDRLFVGASDGNFYSVESSSGQIQWSFPTKAENLSAPLLEEGVVYFLAGNNVFYALDAATGRQLWLYSRQDTSQFSIRGGSQAAFHNGTLYVGFSDGSLVALNAKTGAVVWELQLNRNKRFRDIDATPVIDGNQIYIAGYDDKLYCVSLDKGEVIWRIDGGGYSAVTMIGDKIIYPTTNGEVWALKKANGDKVWSYKLKEGIATQVKAYKGSLVFGESQGKLKFLDPNSGAELGAMEPGRGILSAPQVDEKAGRVYFISGEANLFAINAGWIKTPYFKE; from the coding sequence ATGAAGTCGATTCTTCTCGGATCTCTGGTGCTGGCTTTGGCAGGATGTGTGACAGTGGATCGCACTCTTGAGCAATGGAGTTCAAAAAATAACAGCAAAAGAGAATACGAAGTTAAAACGGCGTGGGTTCGTCAGACGACTGTTAAAGACAATCTAGGCTTTCGTAAAATCAATCGCATGACACCTCTTTTGGTGAATGATCTGGTCATTCAAGGCAATGGTCTTGATGGCATCGTCGCTTACGAAAAAGAAAATGGCCGTCAGAAATGGCGTTTGGCGATTCCAAATGGTGTTGAGCCCAGTGCTACATCCATTCGTGATCGTTTGTTCGTAGGTGCGAGCGACGGGAATTTTTATTCTGTTGAATCCAGCTCCGGTCAAATTCAGTGGAGTTTTCCAACGAAGGCCGAAAATCTTTCCGCACCTTTGCTTGAAGAAGGCGTGGTTTATTTCTTAGCGGGCAACAACGTGTTTTACGCGCTTGATGCGGCGACGGGACGTCAATTGTGGTTGTATTCCCGTCAGGACACATCGCAGTTTTCAATTCGCGGTGGCAGCCAAGCGGCGTTTCATAACGGCACTTTGTATGTCGGATTCTCTGACGGATCTTTGGTGGCTTTGAATGCGAAGACAGGCGCTGTGGTTTGGGAATTACAACTGAATCGCAACAAACGTTTCCGTGATATCGATGCAACTCCTGTGATTGATGGAAATCAAATTTATATCGCAGGCTATGATGATAAACTTTATTGCGTGTCTTTAGATAAAGGCGAAGTGATCTGGCGTATTGATGGCGGCGGTTATAGTGCTGTCACTATGATTGGAGACAAAATCATTTATCCTACGACCAATGGTGAAGTCTGGGCTTTGAAAAAAGCCAATGGCGATAAAGTTTGGAGCTATAAACTTAAAGAAGGTATTGCTACTCAAGTAAAAGCTTACAAAGGTTCGCTGGTGTTTGGGGAGTCTCAGGGGAAATTAAAATTCCTAGATCCAAACTCTGGGGCGGAACTGGGCGCGATGGAACCTGGTCGGGGCATTCTTTCAGCTCCTCAGGTGGATGAAAAAGCTGGTCGCGTGTATTTCATTTCAGGCGAAGCCAACCTTTTCGCGATCAACGCGGGTTGGATTAAAACACCTTATTTTAAGGAGTAA
- a CDS encoding tetratricopeptide repeat protein produces MSTKFTKDELKSPDQVTQTLRKGFVWTTGHSKMVITAIAVFIVIGAGASIMNYMTEKKEVSQQEKYFLLEKAYSEKKRGFEEAARAEVMAAQSKDKKNVPAVDPSKKASGDMQKDYGTEITGFEAFINQAPDTKAAQMAALNLSEIYMNYKKNDEALATLAKVEKGLDKKDVLTGLVLMQMGNALADKSDCKAAIEKWQTLTNNKALAFAHDEAKLRMGLCFESMNDLAKAEEIYTEIGKKDDQGTTDFAASREAQKYLRLLKAKKNL; encoded by the coding sequence TTGAGCACTAAGTTTACAAAAGATGAGTTGAAATCTCCGGATCAAGTGACACAAACCCTTAGAAAAGGTTTTGTTTGGACAACGGGACATTCCAAAATGGTTATCACAGCCATTGCCGTTTTTATCGTGATCGGCGCTGGTGCTTCGATCATGAACTACATGACTGAGAAAAAAGAAGTTTCTCAGCAAGAGAAATACTTCCTTCTTGAGAAAGCCTATAGTGAGAAAAAACGTGGTTTTGAAGAAGCGGCTCGCGCTGAAGTGATGGCTGCTCAGTCTAAAGATAAAAAGAATGTTCCAGCCGTAGATCCTTCTAAAAAAGCTTCTGGTGACATGCAAAAAGACTATGGTACGGAAATCACGGGCTTTGAAGCTTTCATCAATCAAGCTCCAGATACAAAAGCAGCTCAAATGGCGGCTTTGAATTTGAGCGAAATCTACATGAACTACAAAAAGAACGACGAAGCGCTTGCGACGTTGGCGAAAGTAGAAAAAGGTCTTGATAAGAAAGACGTGCTGACAGGTCTTGTTCTTATGCAGATGGGAAATGCTTTGGCAGATAAGAGCGATTGCAAAGCGGCGATTGAAAAATGGCAAACTTTGACAAACAATAAAGCTTTGGCCTTTGCTCATGATGAAGCGAAACTTCGCATGGGTCTTTGCTTTGAATCTATGAATGACTTGGCAAAAGCAGAAGAAATCTACACTGAGATCGGCAAAAAAGACGATCAAGGCACAACAGATTTCGCGGCTTCTCGTGAAGCTCAAAAATATTTGCGTTTGTTAAAAGCGAAAAAGAATCTTTAG